Proteins encoded in a region of the Streptomyces sp. NBC_00258 genome:
- a CDS encoding ArsR/SmtB family transcription factor produces the protein MIPSVGYIPDFLTPPVTGADLSAGLELVRATPHRRLASELTQLAEARPVPSWAASLGRPGSGSGALTSLTRALAVYFGALLAPRWSHVRTVVGNDVGIRTQALLDGGTQALLNGLRPLARWNSPVLEVDYPVERDLHLGGRGLILVPSYFCWGRPTALADPDLPPVLVYPVAKNPLDLPCTTEDGLVRLLGRSRAAVLAEVVRRSGRTTSEVAAAVGLALPSVSYQIGVLRDGGLVASHRDGKYVLHTATPLGRQLLAAAPWGGTGAVSTPGGPGSSRR, from the coding sequence TTGATCCCGAGCGTCGGTTACATCCCGGACTTCCTCACGCCGCCGGTCACCGGAGCCGATCTGTCCGCCGGACTCGAACTCGTACGGGCCACACCACACCGTCGGCTGGCGAGTGAGTTGACTCAGCTGGCCGAGGCCCGGCCCGTGCCGAGCTGGGCCGCGTCACTGGGCAGGCCGGGCAGTGGCAGTGGTGCCCTCACCTCGCTGACCCGGGCCCTCGCCGTGTACTTCGGGGCGCTGCTGGCGCCGCGCTGGTCCCACGTCCGCACGGTGGTCGGCAACGATGTCGGGATCCGGACCCAGGCACTGCTGGACGGCGGCACCCAGGCACTGCTGAACGGGCTGCGGCCACTGGCCCGTTGGAACAGTCCCGTCCTGGAAGTGGACTATCCCGTCGAGCGCGATCTCCACCTCGGGGGCCGTGGCCTGATTCTCGTCCCCTCGTACTTCTGCTGGGGCCGTCCGACCGCTCTCGCCGACCCGGACCTGCCTCCCGTACTCGTCTATCCCGTGGCCAAGAACCCCCTGGACCTGCCGTGCACGACGGAGGACGGACTCGTACGGCTGCTGGGCAGGTCACGGGCCGCGGTGCTGGCCGAGGTCGTACGACGCAGTGGTCGTACGACCTCGGAGGTCGCCGCGGCGGTGGGGCTCGCCCTGCCGAGCGTCAGCTATCAGATCGGCGTCCTGCGCGACGGGGGACTCGTGGCCAGCCACCGCGACGGCAAGTACGTCCTGCACACGGCAACTCCCCTGGGGCGCCAGCTGCTCGCGGCAGCTCCCTGGGGCGGAACCGGCGCCGTCAGCACTCCGGGAGGCCCGGGATCTTCCCGTCGTTGA
- a CDS encoding dihydrofolate reductase family protein, which produces MRPLRYSINVTLDGCCHHEAGLPPDEESMRYWTAEMERADALLFGRVTYEMMESAWRKPATDTWPDWMDESRIPFAETIDRAKKYVVSSTLSGVDWNAELVRGDLGQEVQRLKQESGEGLWVGGVTLPLALADLGLIDEYEFLVQPVLAGHGPTLLAGLRERIQLEPMDRHEFRSGAVAQRYRPTRVTS; this is translated from the coding sequence ATGAGACCACTTCGATACTCGATCAACGTCACGCTCGATGGCTGCTGCCATCACGAGGCAGGGCTCCCCCCGGACGAGGAGTCGATGCGCTACTGGACCGCTGAGATGGAGCGAGCCGATGCCTTGCTATTCGGCCGGGTGACCTACGAAATGATGGAATCGGCGTGGCGGAAGCCGGCCACGGACACGTGGCCCGACTGGATGGATGAGTCGCGGATCCCGTTCGCCGAGACCATCGACCGGGCGAAGAAGTACGTCGTGTCGAGCACGCTGAGCGGGGTCGATTGGAATGCCGAACTGGTGCGAGGCGACTTGGGGCAAGAGGTTCAGCGGCTCAAGCAGGAGTCAGGCGAGGGCCTGTGGGTGGGTGGCGTGACGCTCCCCCTGGCGTTGGCAGATCTGGGACTGATCGACGAGTACGAGTTCCTTGTGCAGCCGGTCCTTGCCGGACACGGGCCGACGTTGCTCGCCGGTCTGCGCGAGCGCATCCAGCTCGAGCCCATGGACCGCCATGAGTTCCGGTCGGGGGCGGTCGCCCAGCGATACCGGCCCACGCGAGTTACGTCTTGA
- a CDS encoding FkbM family methyltransferase, producing MRAGLLAPTLVHHFVMTMRAIELHSINRWEASFLREEVDGYFTHGIECTPGATVLDVGANIGVFSAAVYERLDGDVRIYAFEPMPPLHATLERNAREFFNGRLTALPYGLASREDELDFSYIPAATIFSSSSRDQGNIEDERRRVTASVVEMIRQGGLGPVLRRVPAPVLTLLISRKLRVLRRLETHRVKVRPLSSVLDEQGIDHIDLLKVDVEGAELEVLRGIEERHWPLVRQAVVEVEGWQQNRDTVCEVLLTHGFKVSTEQDSVQRAGDIGMVFAVRP from the coding sequence GTGCGGGCTGGTTTGTTGGCTCCAACCCTGGTACATCACTTTGTCATGACCATGAGGGCGATTGAACTGCACAGCATAAATCGTTGGGAGGCGTCCTTCCTGCGCGAGGAGGTGGACGGCTACTTCACCCACGGCATCGAGTGCACGCCGGGCGCGACGGTACTCGACGTGGGCGCCAACATCGGTGTGTTCTCGGCCGCCGTCTATGAGCGGCTGGACGGGGACGTGCGGATCTACGCCTTCGAGCCGATGCCGCCACTCCACGCGACACTCGAACGCAATGCTCGCGAGTTCTTCAACGGACGTCTGACCGCGCTCCCTTACGGCCTGGCGTCCCGTGAGGACGAGCTCGATTTCAGCTACATTCCGGCCGCCACGATCTTCTCGTCCTCCTCGCGGGATCAGGGGAACATCGAGGATGAGCGGCGCCGGGTCACCGCCAGCGTTGTCGAAATGATCCGCCAGGGCGGCCTGGGACCGGTCCTGCGCCGCGTACCCGCCCCCGTCCTCACTCTTCTCATCAGCCGCAAGCTGCGGGTGCTGCGGCGGCTTGAGACGCACCGGGTGAAGGTCAGGCCCCTGTCATCGGTGCTCGACGAGCAGGGCATCGACCACATCGACCTGCTCAAGGTCGATGTGGAAGGCGCCGAACTCGAGGTACTCAGAGGCATCGAGGAACGGCATTGGCCGCTGGTCCGCCAGGCTGTCGTCGAGGTGGAGGGCTGGCAGCAGAACCGCGACACGGTCTGCGAGGTCCTCCTCACACACGGTTTCAAAGTCAGCACCGAGCAGGACTCGGTGCAGCGGGCCGGCGACATCGGCATGGTGTTCGCGGTCAGGCCCTGA
- a CDS encoding YrhB domain-containing protein, whose amino-acid sequence MITAEQARRIVEIHLARMPAEDDITAVIIRITEHRFGWEFHYQSSTWARTRQTRDLWVGTGPIVVDRRDGSLHQLGGSQFGDTVAAYQRQYDTETSTGRHQTP is encoded by the coding sequence GTGATCACAGCCGAGCAAGCACGCAGAATCGTCGAGATACATCTCGCCAGGATGCCCGCCGAAGACGACATCACCGCCGTCATCATCAGGATCACCGAGCACCGCTTCGGCTGGGAGTTCCACTATCAGAGCTCCACTTGGGCCAGGACCCGCCAGACCCGCGACCTGTGGGTGGGCACCGGCCCCATCGTTGTGGACCGACGCGACGGCAGCCTGCACCAACTCGGAGGCTCCCAGTTCGGCGACACCGTCGCCGCCTACCAGCGCCAATACGACACGGAGACTTCAACAGGCCGGCACCAGACCCCTTGA
- a CDS encoding Pr6Pr family membrane protein produces the protein MTAPLPADIPDIPVLPGVAAHAAAIVPAVPADAVVPRVRRPLVAAFRLLVALTATAGVALALALGTPSRVMSHFTILSSVVVAVVFTVSAGRAWAARRPLPPSVTAGTMLYAVGAGLVQHVILANGSSAFSMTGDSGTLTGWPALANQLLHTAVPVMAVLDWFLLTRPGPLRLHTAATWLVLPAAYLAFTLARGALLPPDAPARYPYPFLDVPRHGYVEVLGNATVLGLACYGLALLLVALDQIRPVPRRHRPPENRISSPATGGLK, from the coding sequence ATGACCGCCCCCCTACCGGCAGACATCCCGGACATACCCGTCCTCCCAGGCGTGGCCGCCCACGCCGCCGCCATCGTCCCCGCCGTCCCGGCGGACGCGGTGGTCCCCCGCGTCCGCCGCCCCCTGGTCGCCGCCTTCCGCCTCCTCGTCGCACTGACGGCGACCGCGGGTGTGGCGCTCGCGCTGGCCCTGGGCACCCCGTCCCGGGTCATGAGCCACTTCACGATCCTGAGCAGCGTCGTGGTGGCCGTGGTGTTCACCGTCTCGGCCGGGCGGGCATGGGCGGCTCGCCGCCCCCTACCGCCGTCCGTCACCGCCGGCACGATGCTGTACGCGGTGGGCGCGGGCCTGGTCCAACACGTGATCCTGGCGAACGGTTCGAGCGCCTTCTCGATGACGGGCGACAGCGGGACGCTCACCGGCTGGCCCGCCCTCGCAAACCAGCTCCTGCACACGGCGGTCCCGGTCATGGCCGTACTGGACTGGTTCCTGCTGACCCGCCCGGGACCGCTGCGCCTCCACACCGCGGCCACCTGGCTGGTGCTGCCCGCCGCATACCTGGCCTTCACCCTCGCCCGGGGTGCGTTGCTGCCTCCCGACGCCCCGGCCCGCTACCCGTACCCCTTCCTGGACGTGCCCCGACACGGCTACGTAGAGGTCCTCGGCAACGCCACCGTCCTCGGCCTCGCCTGCTACGGACTGGCCCTCCTCCTCGTCGCCCTCGACCAGATCCGCCCCGTTCCGCGCCGCCACCGACCCCCCGAAAACCGGATTTCGTCTCCGGCCACCGGTGGGCTAAAGTAA
- a CDS encoding metallophosphoesterase, with the protein MRARYGVPLGIAAAGAAGLLYSAGFEARSFRLRRVTVPVLPPGMRPLRMLQVSDIHMVSGQRKKQRWLRSLAGLRPDFVINTGDNLSDPEGVPEVMDALGPLMEFPGAYVFGSNDYYGPTLRNPARYLFEKAQGRHGLNGNAAAVGVVHNPWESLRDGFDAAGWLNLTNVRGSLKIDGFEIELTGLDDPHIKRDRYARVAGGPSDSADLSMGVVHAPYLRTLDAFTADGYPLILAGHTHGGQLCIPFYGALVTNCDLDTERVKGLSTHTETESGRTAYMHVSAGCGTSRYTPVRFACPPEATLLTLVGRD; encoded by the coding sequence ATGCGCGCGCGATACGGAGTACCTCTGGGAATCGCGGCGGCTGGTGCCGCCGGTCTGCTCTACTCGGCGGGTTTCGAAGCCCGCTCCTTCCGTCTGCGGCGGGTGACGGTCCCGGTGCTGCCACCCGGGATGCGCCCCCTGCGCATGCTCCAGGTCTCCGACATCCACATGGTGAGCGGCCAGCGCAAGAAGCAGCGCTGGCTGCGGTCGCTGGCCGGGCTGCGTCCCGACTTCGTCATCAACACCGGGGACAACCTGTCCGACCCGGAGGGCGTGCCCGAGGTGATGGACGCCCTCGGTCCGCTGATGGAGTTCCCGGGCGCGTACGTCTTCGGCTCGAACGACTACTACGGGCCCACACTCCGCAACCCCGCCCGCTACTTGTTCGAAAAGGCGCAGGGCCGGCACGGCCTGAACGGCAACGCGGCCGCCGTCGGCGTGGTCCACAACCCGTGGGAGTCGCTGCGTGACGGCTTCGACGCGGCGGGCTGGCTGAACCTGACGAACGTCCGGGGTTCGCTGAAGATCGACGGCTTCGAGATCGAGCTGACCGGGCTCGACGACCCGCACATCAAGCGCGACCGCTACGCCCGGGTGGCCGGCGGCCCGTCCGACTCGGCCGACCTCTCGATGGGCGTCGTGCACGCCCCGTACCTGCGCACGCTCGACGCCTTCACCGCGGACGGCTACCCCCTGATCCTGGCCGGCCACACCCACGGCGGCCAGCTGTGCATCCCCTTCTACGGCGCCCTCGTCACCAACTGCGACCTGGACACGGAACGGGTGAAGGGCCTGTCCACGCACACGGAGACGGAGTCCGGCCGGACGGCGTACATGCACGTGTCGGCGGGCTGCGGGACGAGCAGGTACACACCGGTACGGTTCGCGTGCCCGCCGGAGGCCACGTTGCTTACGTTGGTGGGGCGGGACTGA
- a CDS encoding GatB/YqeY domain-containing protein, translating to MTTLKSKLQADLNAAIKERDELRSSTLRLTLAAIQKEEVAGTSKRELSDDEVQKVIAKEAKKRREAAEAFAQGGRAESAEREKAEGVVLAEYLPQQLSDDELQQLVAQAVEEAKAAGAEGPRAMGQVMKIVNPKVAGLAEGGRVAAAVKKQLAG from the coding sequence ATGACCACGCTCAAGTCGAAGCTGCAGGCTGACCTCAACGCCGCGATCAAGGAGCGCGACGAGCTCCGCTCCTCGACGCTCCGGCTGACCCTCGCCGCGATCCAGAAGGAAGAGGTCGCGGGTACGTCGAAGCGCGAGCTCTCCGACGACGAGGTGCAGAAGGTGATCGCCAAGGAGGCGAAGAAGCGCCGCGAGGCGGCCGAGGCCTTCGCGCAGGGCGGTCGCGCGGAGTCGGCCGAGCGCGAGAAGGCGGAGGGCGTGGTCCTCGCCGAGTACCTGCCCCAGCAGCTCTCCGACGACGAGCTCCAGCAGCTCGTCGCGCAGGCGGTCGAGGAGGCGAAGGCCGCCGGCGCCGAGGGCCCGCGCGCCATGGGCCAGGTCATGAAGATCGTGAACCCGAAGGTGGCCGGCCTGGCCGAGGGCGGCCGAGTCGCCGCGGCGGTCAAGAAGCAGCTCGCGGGCTGA
- a CDS encoding transglycosylase domain-containing protein: MPKKRSGGGLSPTQQAAKFLGVSVLAGAVMAGIAVPAFGALGLAAKGSVEGFDEIPTNLKRPPLSQRTTILDNQGGQIATVYSRDRTVVDLKDISPYMQKAIVAIEDARFYEHGAVDLKGVLRALNKNAQSGGVSEGASTLTQQYVKNVFVEEAGNDQTKVAQATQQTLGRKVRELKFAIQVEEELGKKKILENYLNITFFGQQAYGVEAAAQRYFSKSAKDLKVEEAALLAGIVQSPSRYDPVNDEEEAVKRRNTVLQRMADVHDISQAEADKAKKKPLGLKVSRPKNGCITAVKGAGFFCDYVREVFLNDPVFGKTQKARAKIWNQGGLTIKTTLDPQSQESAQASIKDHVYKSDDVATAATIVEPGTGKILAMGQSRPYGFGKNETQMNLSVDAGMGGGAGYQPGSTFKPIVAAAAIEGGKPANQVYSSPYEMQYPSPVSACDGKVWKNDPANPAKLTNENETEVGPYDMRDATAKSVNTYYVQLISDIGICPVTEMAGKMGVERADGDKMGQNPSIALGTQEMSPLTMAGAYAAFATRGTYCSPIAIESIRQTVGGEKKSLPVPKSTCSRAMSENTADTINTLLKGVVEDGTGSEAGLDSRASAGKTGTTDERYAAWFVGYTPNMAGAVWVGDPAHKRRMTNITIGGVPYEKVFGGKVPGPIWRDMMAGALEGKDAPQFNLVSIPPGDTGKEDGRGDEDDGDEDGNNGDNRGNDGGNGNGNNGGNGNPQIPTPTFSIPEEWTIGGNENGGGNGNGGNFP; the protein is encoded by the coding sequence ATGCCAAAGAAGCGCTCGGGCGGTGGTCTGTCGCCAACGCAGCAGGCCGCCAAGTTCCTCGGTGTCAGTGTGCTCGCGGGAGCCGTCATGGCCGGAATCGCCGTGCCGGCGTTCGGCGCGCTCGGTCTCGCGGCCAAGGGTTCGGTGGAGGGGTTCGACGAGATCCCGACCAACCTGAAGCGGCCACCACTGAGCCAGCGCACGACGATCCTGGACAACCAGGGCGGTCAGATCGCCACGGTCTACTCACGTGACCGCACGGTGGTCGACCTCAAGGACATCTCGCCGTACATGCAGAAGGCGATCGTCGCGATCGAGGACGCGCGGTTCTACGAGCACGGCGCGGTCGACCTCAAGGGCGTCCTGCGGGCGCTCAACAAGAACGCGCAGAGCGGCGGCGTCTCGGAGGGCGCCTCCACGCTCACGCAGCAGTACGTGAAGAACGTCTTCGTGGAGGAGGCCGGCAACGACCAGACCAAGGTCGCCCAGGCCACCCAGCAGACCCTCGGCCGGAAGGTCCGCGAGCTGAAGTTCGCGATCCAGGTCGAGGAGGAGCTCGGCAAGAAGAAGATCCTCGAGAACTACCTGAACATCACGTTCTTCGGTCAGCAGGCGTACGGCGTCGAGGCCGCGGCCCAGCGCTACTTCTCCAAGTCCGCCAAGGACCTGAAGGTGGAGGAGGCCGCGCTGCTCGCCGGCATCGTCCAGTCGCCGAGCCGGTACGACCCGGTCAACGACGAGGAGGAGGCCGTCAAGCGCCGCAACACCGTGCTGCAGCGGATGGCCGACGTCCACGACATCTCCCAGGCCGAGGCCGACAAGGCCAAGAAGAAGCCGCTCGGCCTGAAGGTCAGCAGGCCCAAGAACGGCTGCATCACGGCGGTCAAGGGCGCCGGCTTCTTCTGTGACTACGTCCGCGAGGTCTTCCTGAACGACCCGGTCTTCGGCAAGACCCAGAAGGCCCGGGCCAAGATCTGGAACCAGGGCGGTCTGACGATCAAGACGACGCTCGACCCGCAGTCGCAGGAGTCGGCGCAGGCCTCGATCAAGGACCACGTCTACAAGAGCGACGACGTGGCGACCGCCGCCACCATCGTCGAGCCCGGCACCGGCAAGATCCTCGCGATGGGCCAGTCGCGTCCGTACGGCTTCGGCAAGAACGAGACGCAGATGAACCTGTCCGTGGACGCCGGCATGGGCGGCGGTGCGGGCTACCAGCCCGGTTCGACGTTCAAGCCGATCGTGGCCGCGGCCGCCATCGAGGGCGGCAAGCCGGCGAACCAGGTGTACTCGTCGCCGTACGAGATGCAGTACCCGAGCCCGGTCTCCGCGTGCGACGGCAAGGTCTGGAAGAACGACCCGGCCAATCCCGCCAAGCTCACCAACGAGAACGAGACCGAGGTCGGCCCGTACGACATGAGGGACGCGACCGCGAAGTCGGTCAACACCTACTACGTGCAGCTGATCAGTGACATCGGGATCTGCCCGGTGACCGAGATGGCGGGCAAGATGGGCGTCGAGCGCGCCGACGGCGACAAGATGGGCCAGAACCCGTCCATCGCGCTCGGCACGCAGGAGATGTCCCCGCTGACGATGGCGGGCGCGTACGCGGCCTTCGCCACGCGGGGCACGTACTGCTCGCCGATCGCCATCGAGTCGATCCGCCAGACCGTCGGCGGCGAGAAGAAGTCCCTGCCCGTGCCGAAGTCGACGTGCTCACGCGCGATGTCGGAGAACACCGCCGACACGATCAACACGCTCCTCAAGGGCGTGGTCGAGGACGGTACGGGTTCGGAGGCGGGCCTCGACAGCCGGGCGAGCGCGGGCAAGACCGGTACGACGGACGAGCGCTACGCGGCCTGGTTCGTGGGCTACACGCCGAACATGGCCGGCGCGGTCTGGGTCGGCGACCCGGCCCACAAGCGGCGGATGACCAACATCACCATCGGCGGCGTCCCGTACGAGAAGGTCTTCGGTGGCAAGGTTCCCGGACCGATCTGGCGCGACATGATGGCCGGCGCCCTCGAGGGCAAGGATGCGCCCCAGTTCAACCTCGTCTCCATCCCGCCCGGCGACACCGGCAAGGAAGACGGCCGCGGCGACGAGGACGACGGTGACGAGGACGGCAACAACGGCGACAACCGCGGGAACGACGGCGGGAACGGCAACGGCAACAACGGCGGGAACGGCAACCCGCAGATCCCCACGCCGACTTTCTCGATCCCCGAGGAGTGGACGATCGGCGGGAACGAGAACGGCGGCGGGAACGGGAACGGTGGGAACTTTCCGTAG
- the wblA gene encoding transcriptional regulator WblA, with translation MGWVTDWSAQAACRTTDPDELFVQGAAQNRAKAVCTGCPVRTECLADALDNRVEFGVWGGMTERERRALLRRRPTVTSWRRLLETARTEYERGAGILPLDEEEVYENYAAVG, from the coding sequence ATGGGCTGGGTTACCGACTGGAGTGCGCAGGCGGCCTGCCGCACTACCGATCCGGATGAACTGTTCGTTCAAGGAGCAGCGCAGAACAGGGCCAAGGCAGTGTGCACCGGGTGTCCGGTGCGCACGGAGTGCCTGGCCGACGCGCTGGACAACCGCGTCGAGTTCGGCGTGTGGGGAGGAATGACGGAGCGGGAGCGCCGCGCACTGCTGCGCAGGCGGCCCACCGTCACCTCTTGGCGCAGGCTGCTCGAAACCGCGCGTACCGAGTACGAGCGAGGGGCGGGCATTCTGCCTCTCGACGAGGAAGAGGTGTACGAGAACTACGCGGCGGTGGGCTGA